One Lysinibacillus fusiformis genomic window carries:
- a CDS encoding ester cyclase, whose translation MTPEQIIRKFFEEVRSGKNPDYSDQLMAEQVLAHQIASEVEQTVLRTPKEYAEHVREMIEAYDNYSLEIQELLVQGHKVYVRWKQVGAHVGVVDGYQPTGLPITQITSAVYKIEDEKISEYWIQIDRSGVQKQLECNKHIK comes from the coding sequence ATGACACCAGAACAAATAATTAGAAAATTTTTTGAAGAAGTACGATCCGGTAAAAATCCCGACTACTCAGATCAATTAATGGCCGAACAAGTATTGGCTCATCAAATTGCATCAGAGGTAGAACAAACAGTCTTAAGGACGCCTAAAGAATATGCTGAACACGTAAGAGAAATGATTGAAGCATATGATAATTATTCTTTAGAAATTCAAGAATTATTGGTACAAGGACATAAAGTATATGTCCGCTGGAAACAAGTAGGTGCACACGTAGGAGTAGTAGATGGCTATCAACCTACAGGACTTCCAATAACCCAAATAACAAGTGCCGTATATAAGATAGAAGATGAAAAAATTTCAGAGTATTGGATTCAGATTGATCGGTCAGGAGTTCAAAAACAATTAGAATGCAATAAACATATTAAATAG
- a CDS encoding GNAT family N-acetyltransferase: MEKLKSVELKHFSNKYMNELNSFVLTEEQKQFSALPSKFEEINEGQYRIVILSDNTPVGFFLLNSNERVKKYSNNLNALLLTALSINQTEQGKGYAKQGMTLLVDFVKTEFPNCDEIVLVVDKDNIPAQKLYLKVGFEDTKERLIGRIGEEIIMRQLIK; this comes from the coding sequence ATGGAAAAATTAAAAAGTGTTGAATTAAAGCATTTTTCAAATAAATACATGAATGAATTGAACTCTTTTGTACTTACAGAAGAGCAAAAACAATTTTCTGCACTTCCAAGCAAATTTGAGGAAATTAATGAAGGACAGTATCGTATTGTTATTTTAAGTGATAATACACCCGTTGGTTTCTTTCTCCTAAATTCAAATGAAAGAGTAAAAAAATACTCCAATAATCTGAATGCTTTGTTATTAACTGCACTATCAATTAATCAGACAGAGCAAGGAAAAGGTTACGCAAAACAAGGAATGACATTACTAGTTGACTTTGTTAAAACAGAATTTCCTAATTGCGATGAAATTGTTTTAGTTGTAGACAAAGATAATATACCAGCACAAAAACTATATTTAAAAGTAGGATTTGAAGATACGAAGGAGAGGCTAATTGGACGTATCGGCGAAGAAATTATCATGAGACAATTAATAAAGTAG
- a CDS encoding anti-sigma factor family protein, producing the protein MKCDSNFLEDYVEGFLNEVEQKKTEAHLQFCENCQREYEQLVNEQKILFAQLNKPMMTHSQDDAIMQRIQTNTKRKKSWYTLKITVISAAVIMLSFAFYYWNRTPIEVAQPIDEPTQLVETNSSEQEEHLDGEQVLNYNEPFLDVSIDKVVENGENIDIHYRVKFKEQYQRDQDNLYKQHLNIEVANLHPLDDAQGIFFGRVRSEVRFAIRDEAGQLILTTKRDGRDGEQQMIRELFSSDGGGTGVLGEMVYTISVPKYTNPATFEVFQMEASVYDLFETEVNTAQLQPFQFNNVTYTIDSLEIKQDTLHLQISTEGDPEVRAAGWEMVINNRLIFSDRTKVHFSDRTNNRTVYKLQFENFEQIPANLKLVPSTVKIKKQIDPIVLDLH; encoded by the coding sequence ATGAAATGTGATTCGAATTTTTTGGAAGATTATGTAGAAGGTTTTTTAAATGAGGTTGAACAAAAAAAAACGGAAGCTCATTTGCAATTCTGTGAAAATTGTCAACGTGAATATGAGCAATTAGTAAATGAACAAAAAATATTATTTGCACAGCTCAATAAGCCAATGATGACACACAGCCAAGATGATGCTATTATGCAACGTATTCAAACTAATACAAAGCGTAAAAAATCTTGGTATACTTTAAAAATTACTGTAATCAGTGCAGCCGTTATTATGCTAAGTTTTGCGTTTTATTATTGGAATCGTACACCGATTGAAGTGGCACAGCCGATTGATGAGCCAACACAATTAGTAGAAACGAATAGTAGTGAGCAGGAAGAACATTTAGATGGTGAACAAGTCTTAAATTATAATGAGCCATTCTTGGATGTTTCTATTGATAAAGTTGTCGAAAATGGGGAAAACATCGATATTCATTATCGAGTTAAATTTAAAGAACAATACCAGCGAGATCAAGATAATTTATATAAGCAACATTTAAATATAGAGGTGGCGAACTTACATCCACTTGACGATGCACAAGGTATCTTTTTCGGTAGAGTAAGATCAGAAGTTCGATTTGCAATTCGAGATGAAGCAGGACAATTAATTTTAACTACCAAACGTGATGGACGTGATGGCGAACAACAAATGATTCGAGAATTATTTTCAAGTGATGGCGGCGGCACAGGTGTATTGGGCGAAATGGTTTACACGATATCCGTCCCAAAGTATACTAACCCCGCAACGTTTGAAGTGTTTCAAATGGAAGCGTCTGTGTACGATTTATTTGAGACGGAAGTGAATACAGCACAATTACAGCCATTTCAATTTAATAACGTAACTTATACAATTGATTCTTTAGAAATCAAACAAGACACATTACATTTACAAATTTCTACGGAAGGTGATCCAGAAGTTCGTGCAGCTGGTTGGGAGATGGTCATTAATAATCGTTTAATTTTTTCTGACCGAACAAAGGTACATTTTTCTGACCGGACAAATAATCGTACCGTTTACAAATTACAGTTTGAGAATTTCGAACAAATCCCAGCTAATTTAAAACTAGTGCCGTCTACTGTAAAGATAAAAAAACAAATTGATCCAATTGTATTAGATTTACACTAG
- a CDS encoding RNA polymerase sigma factor, translating to MEMDEVISRVKNGESHHFAHIVKHYEQKVFTTVIRIVKNRATAEDIVQDIFIKVFYSLHKYKKMGSFNAWLYRIVVNNCFDYLRIHKLQTIRIDSDVMDNRYPEKVLLLHERNEQLEKLLQQLDETEYMVLLLKYVNELSYDEISEVLQISLNDVRNKLHRSKRKLRSITMTKGGYFYEM from the coding sequence ATGGAGATGGATGAAGTAATCTCACGAGTAAAAAATGGTGAAAGTCATCATTTTGCACATATTGTAAAACATTATGAGCAGAAAGTTTTTACCACTGTCATAAGAATAGTAAAAAATCGTGCTACAGCTGAAGATATCGTACAAGATATTTTTATAAAAGTATTTTATAGCCTACATAAGTATAAAAAAATGGGCTCATTTAATGCATGGCTATACCGAATTGTAGTCAATAATTGTTTCGATTATTTACGGATTCATAAGTTACAAACGATACGAATCGACAGTGATGTAATGGATAATCGTTATCCTGAAAAAGTATTGTTGTTACATGAAAGAAATGAGCAGTTAGAAAAGCTTCTTCAACAGTTAGATGAAACAGAGTACATGGTATTGTTACTGAAATATGTAAATGAGCTAAGCTACGATGAAATAAGCGAAGTGCTTCAAATTTCTTTAAATGATGTTCGTAATAAGTTACACCGAAGTAAAAGAAAACTTAGGTCAATCACAATGACAAAAGGAGGTTATTTTTATGAAATGTGA
- a CDS encoding DJ-1/PfpI family protein has translation MKKTAVLLYPQFSEYELSVALSILMQGEKPVITVGLSKLPIRGESGLTCITDTTIEELNIDEIDSLLLTGCMDIFTLENEKNILDFISRVESKVTVIGSISSSPYLLAKVGILKGKKYTIGMTEENRDNSGIFERNNYSEELVVQDGKLITARGRGFIRFGVCFGKALNLNFDENWYIEKGSPFSTNGGVN, from the coding sequence GTGAAAAAAACAGCAGTTCTATTATATCCTCAATTCAGTGAGTATGAGTTAAGTGTTGCATTATCCATTCTGATGCAAGGAGAGAAGCCTGTGATTACTGTTGGTCTAAGTAAGCTGCCTATCAGGGGAGAGTCTGGTCTAACTTGCATAACTGATACTACTATTGAAGAGTTAAACATTGATGAGATAGATAGTCTATTATTAACAGGATGTATGGATATTTTTACTTTAGAAAATGAAAAGAATATATTAGATTTTATAAGTCGAGTTGAGAGTAAAGTAACTGTAATTGGAAGTATTTCAAGTTCACCTTATCTTCTTGCAAAAGTAGGAATTTTAAAAGGGAAAAAATATACAATTGGAATGACAGAAGAAAATAGAGATAATTCAGGTATTTTTGAAAGAAATAACTATTCTGAAGAACTTGTTGTTCAAGATGGGAAGTTAATAACTGCTAGAGGTAGAGGCTTTATAAGATTTGGCGTGTGCTTTGGAAAAGCTTTAAACCTGAATTTTGATGAAAATTGGTATATAGAAAAGGGTAGTCCCTTTTCCACTAACGGGGGCGTTAATTAA
- a CDS encoding VOC family protein yields the protein MIKGFGGIFWRTKNLEEIKKWYSKVLKIEIENWNGTIITPQSGNETIFSFFSENDHYFPTEQQVMLNFQVENLDDSIKHLEKVGVPLVMEKTINEFGKFIWIEDPEGRRIELWEK from the coding sequence ATAATAAAGGGTTTTGGAGGAATCTTTTGGAGGACTAAAAATCTAGAGGAAATAAAAAAATGGTACAGTAAAGTCCTGAAAATTGAAATTGAAAATTGGAATGGTACCATTATTACACCACAATCAGGCAATGAAACTATCTTTTCCTTCTTTTCTGAAAATGACCACTATTTTCCAACAGAACAACAAGTGATGTTAAACTTTCAGGTTGAAAATTTGGATGACAGTATCAAACATCTAGAAAAAGTGGGTGTTCCCCTTGTTATGGAAAAGACGATTAATGAATTTGGAAAGTTTATTTGGATTGAAGATCCAGAGGGAAGACGTATAGAGCTTTGGGAGAAGTAA
- a CDS encoding lytic polysaccharide monooxygenase: protein MNTKFTKLSKSKKGLTAAILAAGIMGISMAPNASAHGFVEKPASRAALCSQSYGGLNLSCGRVMYEPQSLEAKKGFPQGGPVDGKIASAGGQFDGILDQQTANRWFKNTITGGSNTFTWKYTQSHLTSKWHYYITKKGWDSNKPLTRADLEPIGTVEHNGTEASANLTHTINVPTDRSGYHVILAVWDVANTANAFYNVIDVNLVNNVDVDKEAPSQPNGLHATKVTSNSAELTWNSSTDNVGVKEYQVLRDGKAIGTIPGTTFTDKNLKANTKYTYTVKAVDAAGNVSKESESAVIETMNTVPDTEAPTQPTALHTMGVTSSSVDLMWSASEDNVAVDHYVLYRGTPVGQMTVVGTSKTTSFMDMNLQSNTTYKYAVTAVDEAGNESTKSSILTVTTKEQGASSEQWNPNKAYTKGDKVEHQGKKYEAVQSYQGYGDPNWIFALSLWKEIK from the coding sequence ATGAACACTAAATTTACAAAATTAAGTAAAAGTAAAAAGGGATTAACTGCTGCCATTTTAGCAGCTGGAATCATGGGGATTTCAATGGCACCAAATGCATCTGCCCATGGGTTTGTTGAGAAACCAGCTAGCCGTGCCGCTTTATGTAGCCAAAGTTATGGCGGGCTTAACTTGAGTTGTGGAAGGGTTATGTATGAGCCACAGAGCTTAGAGGCCAAAAAAGGATTTCCACAAGGTGGACCAGTTGATGGTAAAATTGCATCTGCAGGAGGTCAGTTTGATGGCATCCTCGATCAGCAAACTGCAAATCGCTGGTTTAAGAATACGATTACAGGGGGATCAAATACCTTTACCTGGAAGTACACTCAGTCGCATTTAACAAGTAAATGGCACTATTATATTACGAAAAAGGGATGGGACTCTAATAAGCCATTAACCCGTGCTGATCTTGAGCCAATTGGAACTGTTGAACATAACGGTACTGAAGCATCAGCTAATCTAACTCATACAATTAACGTACCAACTGATCGTAGTGGCTACCACGTTATTTTAGCTGTTTGGGATGTAGCAAATACTGCAAATGCTTTCTACAATGTCATTGATGTTAATTTGGTGAATAATGTAGATGTAGATAAGGAAGCTCCATCTCAGCCAAATGGATTGCATGCAACGAAAGTTACTTCTAATAGTGCTGAGCTAACATGGAATTCTTCTACAGACAATGTAGGTGTAAAAGAATATCAAGTATTACGTGATGGTAAAGCAATTGGAACTATACCTGGAACAACATTCACAGATAAAAATTTAAAAGCGAATACAAAATATACATATACGGTAAAGGCAGTGGATGCAGCTGGAAATGTTTCTAAAGAAAGTGAATCTGCCGTTATAGAGACAATGAATACAGTTCCAGATACAGAAGCACCAACGCAACCAACTGCACTACACACGATGGGCGTAACATCCTCAAGTGTAGACTTAATGTGGAGTGCATCAGAGGATAATGTAGCAGTTGACCATTATGTTTTATATCGAGGAACACCAGTAGGACAAATGACTGTAGTTGGAACATCCAAAACTACATCTTTTATGGACATGAATCTACAATCAAATACAACATATAAGTATGCAGTCACTGCCGTGGATGAAGCTGGAAATGAATCCACTAAAAGTTCCATTTTAACTGTGACTACTAAAGAGCAGGGGGCGTCCTCTGAGCAATGGAATCCAAATAAGGCGTACACTAAAGGTGATAAAGTAGAGCACCAAGGTAAGAAATATGAAGCTGTTCAAAGCTATCAAGGGTATGGAGATCCAAATTGGATATTCGCATTGTCTTTATGGAAAGAAATTAAGTAA
- a CDS encoding DinB family protein: protein MQLFFKYNWMVREDWFRWCEELSEEELLQNRTGGMGSILHTLFHIVDVEWSWIRLLQGKTDFQESFDGFKNLKKVRKLEAEYHLEVEKFVNEWDASMENHLFYDTLADGRIVTDTWGEIMRHIIAHEIHHIGQLSIWAREIGIKPVSANLIGRGLASHFSK from the coding sequence TTGCAATTATTCTTTAAATATAACTGGATGGTCAGAGAAGATTGGTTTCGGTGGTGTGAAGAGTTGAGTGAAGAAGAACTTTTACAAAACCGAACAGGTGGAATGGGAAGTATATTGCATACACTTTTCCATATAGTTGATGTCGAATGGAGTTGGATACGTCTCTTACAAGGTAAAACTGATTTTCAGGAGAGTTTTGATGGATTTAAAAACTTAAAAAAGGTTCGGAAATTGGAAGCTGAATATCATTTAGAAGTAGAAAAATTTGTGAACGAGTGGGATGCCAGTATGGAGAATCATTTATTTTACGATACTTTAGCGGATGGAAGAATTGTGACGGATACTTGGGGGGAAATCATGCGCCATATTATTGCACATGAAATTCACCATATAGGACAATTATCTATTTGGGCAAGAGAAATTGGCATAAAGCCTGTTTCTGCAAACCTAATCGGACGGGGTCTTGCTTCTCATTTCAGTAAATAA
- a CDS encoding ATPase gives MPLTTGPIENSGNLPANAASVRIKVLNLTGGLLTGVVRVFRLNGTRQLLSTTAFAANANASTFVTPGVGGAFQYEVEIAPNQTGGLYSVYGRTASGVIIDAQRFVNSELTQIL, from the coding sequence ATGCCTTTAACTACTGGTCCAATTGAAAATTCAGGAAATCTACCAGCTAATGCTGCTAGCGTTCGTATCAAAGTTCTCAATCTCACTGGAGGTTTACTAACTGGAGTAGTCCGAGTTTTTAGACTTAACGGTACAAGACAATTACTATCAACAACTGCTTTTGCAGCAAATGCTAATGCTTCTACTTTTGTAACTCCAGGTGTAGGAGGTGCGTTTCAATATGAAGTTGAAATCGCTCCAAATCAAACTGGTGGATTATATAGCGTTTACGGACGAACAGCATCAGGTGTTATCATTGATGCCCAACGGTTTGTGAACTCAGAATTAACACAGATTCTATAA
- a CDS encoding GNAT family N-acetyltransferase, translated as MFPILNTDRLVLRELTVNDAQAILNCFSNPDVLRHYGQNPLTSLDQVKQIINDFSRNFDEKRGIKWGIELKGQEGIIGTIGFQEWSTEHKRAEISYALFPESWGKGYALEAVNRVISFGFQELDLVRIGAIVFTENDASNKLLTKAGFEKEGILKNYMHQNNVPFNTNIYSLIK; from the coding sequence ATGTTTCCTATTTTAAACACTGATCGATTAGTGTTAAGAGAACTTACCGTTAATGACGCCCAAGCTATTTTAAATTGCTTTTCTAATCCTGATGTATTACGTCATTATGGGCAGAACCCATTGACTAGTTTAGATCAAGTTAAGCAAATAATTAATGATTTTTCAAGGAACTTTGATGAAAAGCGTGGCATTAAATGGGGAATTGAATTAAAAGGGCAAGAAGGTATAATTGGTACTATTGGTTTTCAAGAATGGTCAACTGAGCATAAAAGAGCTGAAATAAGCTATGCACTTTTTCCAGAAAGTTGGGGAAAAGGGTATGCGCTGGAGGCCGTTAATAGAGTAATCTCATTTGGCTTTCAAGAGCTGGATTTAGTACGTATAGGAGCAATTGTTTTTACCGAAAATGATGCTTCAAACAAGCTATTAACAAAAGCAGGCTTTGAAAAAGAAGGCATATTAAAAAATTATATGCACCAGAATAATGTTCCATTTAACACTAATATTTATTCTCTAATAAAGTAA
- a CDS encoding class I SAM-dependent methyltransferase: MTEFWESSFIENQMMWGFEPSDSAILTKDFFLEKGVKDILIPGIGYGRNAKVFIDNGIEVSGIEISNTAIELARQNGLNINISHGSVTDMPFDHKLYDGIFCYALIHLLNNHEREKLIKDCYNQLKPNGYMIFTTISKEAPMFGKGKQLGKDYFEIMEGVKMFFYDSDSIKQEFGKYGLIEFSEIVEPHKNMENKPPFTFIMVKCKKEIVG, from the coding sequence ATGACAGAATTTTGGGAATCAAGTTTTATAGAAAATCAAATGATGTGGGGATTTGAACCTTCAGATTCCGCCATCTTGACAAAGGACTTTTTCCTTGAAAAGGGAGTTAAGGATATATTGATACCTGGTATTGGATATGGTAGAAATGCAAAGGTTTTTATTGACAACGGCATAGAGGTTTCAGGTATTGAAATTTCAAATACAGCGATTGAATTGGCAAGGCAAAATGGGCTTAATATTAATATTTCTCATGGTTCAGTAACGGATATGCCATTTGATCACAAACTTTATGACGGTATATTTTGTTATGCACTTATTCACTTATTGAATAATCACGAGAGAGAGAAGCTTATTAAAGATTGCTATAATCAGTTAAAGCCAAACGGATATATGATTTTTACTACTATTTCAAAAGAAGCCCCAATGTTTGGAAAGGGCAAACAACTGGGGAAAGACTATTTCGAAATAATGGAAGGTGTAAAAATGTTTTTTTATGATTCCGACTCGATAAAACAAGAGTTTGGAAAATATGGACTGATAGAATTTTCGGAAATCGTTGAGCCGCATAAGAATATGGAAAATAAACCCCCTTTTACATTTATAATGGTAAAATGTAAGAAAGAAATAGTAGGATAG
- a CDS encoding helix-turn-helix domain-containing protein: MTRPKCKKKRKDSLSSDEFRNLKGAKRERMIVERKLSQVQLEKKVGCSVAMIGAIESGRATLGLEVSMKGVPAIRFKNPS; the protein is encoded by the coding sequence ATGACAAGGCCAAAGTGCAAGAAGAAACGAAAAGATTCGTTATCGTCCGATGAGTTTAGAAATTTGAAAGGGGCTAAGCGTGAACGGATGATTGTTGAAAGAAAGCTATCACAAGTACAGCTAGAAAAGAAAGTTGGCTGTTCGGTAGCAATGATTGGCGCTATTGAGAGTGGTCGAGCTACTCTGGGGTTAGAGGTTTCGATGAAAGGTGTTCCTGCCATCCGATTTAAAAATCCTAGTTAA
- a CDS encoding S-layer homology domain-containing protein → MLDLDFHYFQSTVEAGIINGYNDGTFKPENNFYENSKLYYLPSTDF, encoded by the coding sequence ATGTTGGATTTGGACTTTCACTATTTTCAATCTACTGTCGAAGCAGGTATTATTAACGGTTATAACGACGGCACATTTAAACCTGAGAATAACTTTTATGAAAATTCAAAATTGTATTATTTACCAAGTACTGACTTTTAG
- a CDS encoding GNAT family N-acetyltransferase, giving the protein MDLEFVFTDFPIFETERFILRKAVENDCHDIFELYSDERVVKYMPFIPFTSIEDAVNELNWYDKIFKEQTGLRWVIEEVESNKVIGTCGFLNYERAHNRIEIGYDLNPNSWGKGVMKEALGCIMHFAFMTMNINKIEAKVEPANHSSIRLLEKLNFYKEGVLRQHEFENGKYVDLAIFSQLKSEYK; this is encoded by the coding sequence ATGGATTTAGAGTTTGTATTTACTGATTTTCCTATATTTGAGACTGAACGTTTCATTTTACGTAAAGCTGTAGAAAATGATTGTCATGATATTTTTGAACTTTATTCAGATGAAAGAGTGGTTAAATATATGCCTTTCATTCCATTCACTTCTATAGAAGATGCAGTCAATGAGTTGAATTGGTATGATAAAATTTTCAAAGAACAGACTGGTTTACGATGGGTAATTGAAGAAGTTGAGTCCAATAAAGTAATTGGAACATGTGGGTTTTTAAATTATGAAAGAGCTCATAATCGTATAGAAATCGGATATGATCTAAATCCAAATTCTTGGGGGAAGGGCGTTATGAAAGAGGCATTAGGCTGTATCATGCATTTTGCCTTTATGACGATGAATATAAATAAAATTGAAGCGAAAGTTGAACCAGCAAATCACTCATCAATAAGATTGTTAGAAAAATTGAATTTTTATAAAGAAGGCGTATTAAGACAACATGAATTTGAAAATGGAAAATATGTTGATCTTGCTATCTTCTCTCAATTAAAAAGTGAATATAAGTAA
- a CDS encoding DinB family protein, which yields MFQTLDHFMKSWEFEAGATQKLLNSLTDESLKQEITLQNWSLGRIAWHTVTAIPIITSNTNITFEAPTKDYPVPTSAQFIADSYHKVSNAFVQALKTQWTDSTMNESIEFLGQHMPNGSLLLFLLQHQSHHRGQMTVLMRQAGLVVPGIYGPSKEEWTKFGMEAPQK from the coding sequence ATGTTCCAAACCTTAGATCATTTTATGAAATCTTGGGAGTTCGAAGCCGGTGCTACACAGAAACTACTCAATAGTTTAACTGATGAATCACTAAAACAGGAAATAACATTACAAAATTGGTCTTTAGGACGTATTGCTTGGCATACCGTTACTGCTATACCTATTATTACTTCAAATACAAACATAACGTTCGAAGCCCCAACTAAAGACTATCCAGTTCCTACTTCAGCTCAGTTTATTGCTGACAGCTATCACAAAGTTAGTAATGCGTTTGTTCAGGCATTAAAAACCCAATGGACTGACAGTACAATGAATGAAAGTATTGAATTTCTAGGTCAACACATGCCAAATGGTTCACTTCTATTGTTTTTACTTCAACATCAAAGCCATCATCGAGGACAAATGACCGTTCTTATGCGACAGGCAGGATTAGTTGTTCCAGGTATTTATGGTCCGTCAAAAGAGGAATGGACCAAGTTTGGTATGGAAGCCCCCCAAAAGTAG
- a CDS encoding NupC/NupG family nucleoside CNT transporter, with translation MRYLISLCGLLLVFALALLMSKNKKEIKYKNIMIMLIIQFLLAVLLLNTKFGYILIKGFTKVFDHLLSYASTGITFVFGGLANEGEYSFFLNVLLPIVFISVLIGILQHFKILPFVMRWIGLLLSKVNGMGKLESYNAVASAMVGQSEVFITVKKQLDKISPQRMYTLCASAMSTVSMSVVGAYMTMIEPKYVVTAIVLNLFGGFIIVSIINPYTVEESEDILKIEDEHKQSFFQMLGEYIMDGFKVAIIVGAMLIGFVALMDLINSLFEMIIGISFQEILGYIFAPIAFLMGVPWADAISAGGIMATKLVTNEFVAMISLGEVANSMSAHTLGIISVFLVSFANFSSIGIISGAVKGLNEKQGNVVARFGLKLLYGATLVSILTAIIVGLVI, from the coding sequence ATGAGATACTTAATATCCCTTTGTGGATTGTTACTTGTTTTTGCTTTAGCTCTGTTGATGAGTAAAAACAAAAAAGAAATAAAATATAAAAATATAATGATTATGTTAATCATCCAATTTCTATTGGCCGTATTACTGCTAAATACAAAGTTTGGTTATATTCTTATCAAAGGATTTACAAAAGTATTTGATCATTTATTATCTTACGCAAGTACAGGCATTACCTTTGTTTTTGGTGGTTTAGCGAATGAAGGAGAGTATTCCTTCTTCCTAAATGTGTTGTTACCAATTGTTTTTATATCTGTATTGATAGGGATCTTGCAGCATTTTAAAATTCTTCCTTTCGTCATGAGATGGATAGGTTTACTTTTAAGTAAAGTAAATGGTATGGGGAAATTGGAATCCTATAATGCAGTTGCTTCCGCAATGGTAGGTCAATCTGAAGTATTCATTACTGTAAAAAAACAATTAGATAAGATTAGCCCACAGCGCATGTATACACTATGCGCATCAGCAATGTCGACCGTTTCGATGTCAGTTGTTGGCGCATATATGACGATGATCGAACCAAAATATGTTGTAACAGCGATTGTCTTAAACTTGTTTGGGGGATTTATTATTGTTTCGATCATTAATCCGTATACAGTGGAAGAAAGCGAAGATATTTTAAAAATAGAAGATGAGCATAAGCAATCTTTCTTTCAAATGCTTGGTGAATATATCATGGATGGATTTAAAGTAGCCATCATTGTTGGCGCTATGCTTATTGGTTTCGTAGCATTAATGGATTTAATCAATTCACTATTTGAAATGATTATCGGTATATCTTTCCAAGAAATATTGGGTTATATCTTTGCACCAATCGCTTTCCTAATGGGTGTACCATGGGCAGATGCTATTTCTGCCGGAGGAATTATGGCAACCAAATTAGTAACGAATGAATTTGTTGCAATGATAAGCCTAGGAGAAGTAGCTAATTCTATGAGTGCACATACACTGGGCATTATTTCTGTATTTCTTGTATCCTTTGCAAACTTTTCATCTATCGGTATTATTTCCGGAGCAGTAAAAGGGTTGAATGAAAAGCAAGGGAATGTAGTTGCTCGTTTTGGCTTAAAGTTGTTGTATGGAGCGACACTTGTTAGTATTTTAACGGCTATAATTGTTGGTTTGGTTATTTAA
- a CDS encoding CPBP family glutamic-type intramembrane protease gives MLINISVPSLTFGWIYFETNNILVPIVVHFLMNLGITLLFKYNILSGKNSLV, from the coding sequence ATGCTAATTAATATCAGTGTTCCAAGTTTGACTTTTGGCTGGATATATTTTGAAACCAACAATATTCTAGTACCTATTGTTGTACATTTTCTAATGAACTTAGGAATAACTCTATTATTCAAATACAATATCTTAAGTGGTAAAAATAGTTTAGTTTAA